The Glycine max cultivar Williams 82 chromosome 17, Glycine_max_v4.0, whole genome shotgun sequence genome contains the following window.
atttttatgtgtttgaaCTCATTACCTCATTTTCTCACCTTTTTATGCTATTAGGATTAACTTTTCTAAATATATTATCTCCAGTGGCCTTGGGTCCTAGATCCACCACTTAATTGGAGGCGTTGTTCATGATAATCTTATCTTAGTATCTTACTTGAGTGAGATTGTATCCTATGAAAGATATATCaatttcatatcaaattaacaatgttatcaattaaaaacttgtataattaatcttttaagtttttacaaaatttctaatttttaaactatttttttctttattaaaaaatagctAATGcttgtttaataaaatttcatattaaaatctcactttcaaaaataaatattttaatttctttttacaaataacaaaaattgaattttttttattcaaataaatagtttgaaacataataaatttaaattaatttattcaaataaaatatctaaaaaataataaaagaattaattgtaatattgaatttttatatatattatgtaacaaaaaattatatattataaattcctTAAACTTTTAAATTGTCCGAACACTATGGAAGTTCATTTGTGTCATCATGCCTATGACTCGATGGTCATCTACACCAGCTTTAAAAAAACATAGCTTCTTTACAATGTTGCCATTCGGGGTAACAAGTTGCAGATGTAAAGCTTCATGTGCTTGAgagtaggggtgggaataggtcagACCAGGCTTTGGAAGGTCTGAGCCTAGTCTATGATGAATCTTTGAGGCCTGAGCCaggcctatagcctatcaaaggcttttattttggcttGGCCTGGCCTTTTTAAAAGTCCGGTATGGCCTAATAgcttttttaaaagtcttcttcacaataaatatttaatattttatggagtAGGAACGTAATaagaaagttaaagaaaaaagaaagtcaatcaaaataatgaggaatataaaagggcacatgactcacacctaaattgtaattaaagtccttGATTATAAGAATAGAAGTTATGGAAcagtaatgtgtaatcaaagtctgatagtttcaaaaaaaattaattgtatccaaaaaataatattatatattggtacccaaaaaataatatatatatatatataggccgacTTATCAAgcttataaggctttttaataagcctaagtctggtctatttaatttaataagcttttaaaaaagtctgagtctaccattttaattaaataggtcagttcAGACCAAACTTTATGTAGGTCAGGTCATAAGTCCCTGTAGACCGGTCTGACCTATTTCCCCCTATTTGTGAGGTTCATAAGAAGGCATGAAATTGCCTTGTTCATCGTTCTTTATGATCACACTAGTGCCAATGCTGTATTGTGCTTGAGTTCAATAAATGCTTTCAGACTCTATTATGAAAAAATGTTAACAAGTCAAAGATTCCGTTTGTTTAACTACActttttgttgaaaattaatttacttcGGCTATAATATTTGTACTCTGCACATGCAATTTCACATAGAATGTAGATGTAGGTGGTCTAATTTCAAAACTTATTTAGTACCCCAAAATCAAACACAACCACGTAGTTTTATAAGGCTAGTCTTCCACAACATCACATTAAATTAGTCTTTTTCATTGAAATTAGAGATAAGAAAAgactagggtttttttttagaattttatatatatattcataaacaCAAGACGTGTCCGATGGAAAGCACAGGAATATCTCAGTTACAAAAATCCACCAAAGGAACAACTACAGAATGTTCCTATAACAGAGCCAAGAAACCAATATGCTAGGCTAGAAACATGCTTCTCAAAATCAGAGAAAGATATCCTTCCAACTTATGAAAAAGTCAGGTGAAACAAGGTTTTGCTTAAATAGACTTGGTcggtttaaaaaatttaacttgagTCTATTTAAAGgtttatttcatattaaattttttatataagtctAATTTTTCTTTACATAGACAATAGACTCATAGATCATTGAGGAAACTTCATGTGAATTAAACTATAAACTCTGAAAATCAAAATTGTTGCTACCCAAAGTGTTCCAATCTCAAGTTTGTTGGTATTGTTAGAGTCTTTGTATTCAAGGTATTGTCTGTTTAGATATTCGGTGAACTTTCACTATTTTATCCTTTGTGAAAGGTACCTCGATGAGTTAAGAAAAGATAATGTTTATAAACGATCATTGACCTCGATTCCTAAATTTCATAAGAGTAAATTCTAACACCTTAATATGATATAAGTTTATTACATTCAAGATTACTTAGTTAAACAACCTATTTTGTAATAGGCCttctaaataaaacataaaaaaatttatcactcAATAAACTTATATGTTATtcgatataaaaaattatatgtttcatttttaatgtaGGTAAATTGTTCTTACCAAAATCCGGAACCATGACATGTCAAGGAGGATGTGGTTAAGTGGGGTCCTGAACTTCACACATCAGCTTGGAGGAGTGCCTTTGATAGGAGGGGAGACCTGCATACCAAAGGACTTCGACGCTCAAGTAAAAATATGAGTTAGGTAAATAAAACAAGTATATGTTTGATAAGGCTCATATATATGAGCGAAAAAGATAGAGGGACACaggctttgttgttgtgtgCTGAGTTTGTGTATGATCGTATGTGATCGTCGTGTTGAGGGATTCGACGAAACTTGTATTTATATTAGTTGAGCGTGGTTAAtggtccttgtttgtagggaCTATTATAGACTTGTAAATAATTCCCGGCTTGTAGATAATAGACGAGAGCTTGTAAATCATGTTAATATAAACATTTGCTTATAAATAAAAGGTACAAGATAATCAtaccttgtagataatgtgtggcattatatataatttaatatatgccaatagataatatatttaaatacatttgaatattaatatgttagagATAATTTGTTTGTTGGAGAATCTGGTTGCTAAGGGTCAAACTGTGCTCCTGTATGAGGAGATGTGAAGGGTTGACATATGTCTCTGAGTACCAAGTAAAAGTAGATTTTGTGGATCATAAATAGTACATAAACATTCATGATCTTTTTAAAAGGTAAACAAATGTATAATTTTGATgcgttataataattttaatataattataagaaaaaaatgactataaattaccatggtaattttttatatagttattccatcacagttcattatatatataataaatttattttctttaaaataattatcttgaaGTAATTCAAATAacgatttatgattaaatgataatataaaattattttaccctGTCAATATATAAGCATCAAACTCTAATGATAATActgaaaagttattttattttcctataaaaaataatattaacaaaaaattataatttatatttgtatttacttTCATACCCAACATTTTGGTTTGTGGTGTAATTCTTCCCCTGCACTTAGCACCATTCTCGTTAAAGATGGTCAAGGGTAGGCTTTATTGTTTATGTTTtcctattataaaaaaaaaaacttaaaatatttttaaaatgatctaaaatttgatttttttttcaaatagacTTTTACGAAAGAGTTTAATAAATATGTAcccatgatataaaatattgtgattcaattataaattttctttaaattatttaaaaataattattttaaaataattggatAGTTGAATATTCTTTTCCTCTTTATAAAATTCtaaatctaatttatttttgaaaaaaatctgaTCTGACATGGAACTGACATGTTGTCACCCCTAATTAAAGTACacaaaatttattcaataaaagtATACTGTTTAATTCTCCTTTATGATAATGGATTTGCTAATGATTATCTTTTATAGTTGTTAGTGATTTTGGGATAAATTAAGTCATGCAAGTTTCTGACAGAAGCCGAAAAGCGCGTGAGTCTCTTAAATTGCATATCCCGAATCTTAATCGCATTCTGAAAAAGCCGTAGTTTCGTTGGAAAGGGTCTCGTTTTTCCTACTTCAAAGGTTTCTTCTTCGTATTTCTCGTAAATTTCTCTCTCAACCTCCTCAAAGGTACGAATACGAATATGTCCTCACCCTTCTTTTTCGTTACCCACCCCCATAAATTCGTCTTCGCACTccatattgttgttgttatggattcctttgttgtttttttgctCATAGATTATTTTCTTCTCGTTTTCTTGATCGCTCTTTCTCTGCGATTGgggatttataataaaataaaaaaacatgttttttttgggTGATTGGCGATGAACGAATTGAATAAACCATTTGCATGTATGCGAAATGAACATTTGTGTTGTTGATTTCTTACTTTGAATTTGGGGGTTTATGAACCGTTGCATGAACCCAATGCAATCGGTGTGGTTGGTTCGGTTTCAGGGTGATGATTcaatttaagaactaaaaattgtttttgatgATTTGTGTTGACAATTTCTAAGTATAGCTTATGTTATTTCGAGATTTGCTTAGTTAATCGTAATTTCAAGCTTTAGCCTCTGATaatcaaactttaaaaaaaatggatacaTGGTAAAAAAGAAATGGTGCTTGGTGTATGAAGAGTAAAAAGGATTTATTGttcatgttattttgtttttgcatgTTTCATTGTTTCAATTCATAAGCTGTCAATCTGACAGGAAATATATCTTTTTGATTTGTGATGTGACTGAATCATTCTTTcacttcaaatggttttttggTTAAGAAAACTTCTGTCAACGATttcaatgttaaatgaaaatataaaaaatcatgtgCCTCAAAAACTAACATCAATAATTCTAGGAGGTTTCTTTCTCCAAAGTAACCTCAATAGAAATACATCAACTTatttttgtgtatatatatatatatatatatatatatatatatatatatatattcattttgattaaattaaatgggACACATGACTAAATAATGATAAATGATCAGTGGTATCCTTTAGCCTCACAAAAACAAAGGGTACCAAAGGAATCTTGCAATAGTTCTATATATTAAGGTATTACAATACATGCTGGAATCTGTTCTTGCATGTGTGAATTTGAAGAAGCTGAGAGTTGTTAGATATGGTTGTAATTGGCAGattatcttctttctttctctcattttttctgTCTCTCTCTTTTTAAGTAGTAAAACCTAATTGGGTAGTGTTTGATACATGGATTTTAGAGCCTATTTGAATCAAGACGACTGGTGGCAAGAAAGGATACccttaaatagagaaataaatataattgagtAAAAAgcagattcatctttatatcATGGACTGAGACTAGGCAAAAGTTAAAAAAGACATGATTGAAGGAATAGTAGTAAAAAGGAGATTCATCTTTATGTCATGGAATGAGACTAGGCAAAAAGTGAAAAAGACCTGATTGAAGGAATAGTAGAAGCAAAATTTTAGTGGATCTGTGTAGTGGGATCAGATATCTTATAAATTGGTCTGAAACAGatatcttataaatttatataagatATCTGATTGAAGGAGATTTCTAAAAATGATACATAGAAGAAACAGGATATTTTATACTGAACCATGTTTGATCTGAGATGTTGATTGTCAGATAGGAATGCATGCATTGTGCCTAGTTGAATGTCATGATCTCTGAGTACTGTCTGTAGCATTCAATAgattaattagattaaaaaaaacggACTTATACGATGTTCATTACTGAAGGGGGTAATTGGTTAATCTCTTACTAGTGAAATCATTATAGCTACTTTTGAGATGCTggatttacaaaatatatttctctcaatttttccTGTACAGCTAGTGgcttttgattcttttggtctaatggaaatatttttaagtaaagGCAGATATGGAAGTAGGCAAGTAGCCATATGCAAttcaacatttttaatattttttaatttttgttaattttattgtgAGATCACCAAGTGACCTCTCACCTTTTAGCCTGCTTGTGATACTGATCATGTTTGACTGCTTCAGTTCTCTTCTCTGCTCATCCTTAGGTTATAACAttgatgtttttttagtttGCTAAGCTAATGAATCTCCTTTACTGTGTGAAGGCATTTATAGACCTATTTAAGATATGATTGATGCATGGTAGTAGTAATGGGGTGGAAGAAGCTAACCACATGCTAATAGGTGTTTGTATGTTAAACGTAGTTGTAAAACCTGGACACTGGACCTGGTCTGGTGGCCGGTTTGAAGTCAACTAACCAACCAGGTTGAATGGGTTGATTGAGTTTGACTGAAAACGGGTCAGCATGTCTAACCAGCCTAGTCAAGGATCCAATTCACCTACTTTCACCACATAGATTTAAAATATGTGGTATCacaacaaaaatttaatatatctgATTCTGATCCCTTGGATTTGGATGATCTCAGAGAATTTTGGTTTTGACTTatgtaggaaaaaagaaaaggcataTAGTTATATGGATAACAAATCACCGAGCAAGGAGTCCAAGGAGGTGACACGAGAGTCGCTTATTGCTATTTCTAACTCTTTACCTGATAAGACTCTGGAATCAACTTCTGCCTTAGAGAGCAAGAAATCAGACGGGGTTATGATACCAAACCGTGATCAAGATGACAAGTTTAGGTCTGAACTGATTTCAATTTCTTATGCTGAATCCCCTGATGACAAAATCTGATCTGTTCACGTGTAACTCCTGGATTATTATCGTTTGTTTGAACTTATGTCAATTTCTTATATGTTGTCTTAGCTATCGTACAACTGTGTAAATACTTTCACCGGCTACATGCTTAGTTCATGTGAGATACTTGGAAGTTCCAAGTGTAGTACATTTTCATATGTTAAATAAACGTAGTATTTTGGCCTGTTCTTTTCtgttattaaatttatcatcCTCCTTTTCAAGCGAAGAAGCTCCATTTTTTATAATGCCCTACCCCTATGAATAACTTTTTTTCAACTGCAGATTATGTGCATGTTATTTGGATTAAAGTTGAGAAAATCCAAAACTAATTTTACTTTGgaagcattattttttttcttcatttgtgGTTTGTTTGGAATGACTGTGTAATCACACAGAATCGAGATTAAAATCACGGGGTCTTTGAAGTAACTCCTTGTTGCTTCTGAAAAATCACgtattttatgtaaatttttggatccacCACGATTTTGGTGGTATAAAAACACACTCTTAGTACATTAGAATTTGTTATAGTGCATTgaaatttataagatttttttagtgtaaaataaagaatgaaagtTAACTGCAAGAAAAGTTGTTTATCCACTAATGTATGCCtaataaagaatgaaacacaagaatttaaattCATTCTCATTGTCcctattgtaaaaaataaatgacaaaaaaacatgtttatagAAGTACcaaaaatttattcataaaattaaatcaccaaattaatttttgaaattgtaTTTTGATGTTACTTTAGTTCCTAAAACAGGTAGAATtaacttttctaaaaaaaaacagtagaattaacaaaactaaaaaaggtatttcaattaaatgGTAACACACGTTACAATCATCACTCccaaaaaataacatgtaaTGTATGATTTAAGTGTTAGAGTAACAAGGAGGTCATCCTTTTGAATTTCTTCCTATCATAACAtatcaattattaatatttatctataaaaatgtGACTTAAGTGATAGTAGCAATATATACTTAAAGTCTAAAATAACATTtgatgcttaattttttttaaaaaaatagatttataatttctagtattttttaaaattttattaaatctaaGAACTAAGTTAGCAACCActcataatttcataaattaaatttgtcatttacgatcaaataagatttatttaccACTTTTTGTatcaatcttttttaaaaaaaaagtataaaaaataaataaatgatttaacCCCTCCTTTATTACTTTTAAGATGAATAAGTTTGGATTGAGCATAATCTACCCAAAAGATGAAAGATTATAAGAACACCTCTGAGATTCCACGAAAAGGCAGATtatgattgaaataaaaaatgaattagatTTAAAACTAatacttcatttttaattaattggtaTTGATCGTGTGTGAGTCGTATGTCGTTTGAGTCGGGGATGGTCATGGAGGAACACGACTCGGAGAAGGTGGAGATCGTCCTCAAAACCATTGGTCCTGCACGCCCCTCTCGCCTTCTCGTTTCTTCTTCCATCAAGGTTTCTCTTTTTCCCTCAATTCCCAATTTCTAgggttttttccttttttaacttttagttttCAATTCCAGCATCCCAATACAAACAATTTGAATTGACAATTGTTCTCCCCTCTTTTCTGGGgctttagaaaatgaaaaataaaaacattccaATTTAGTGAGAGAATGAATACCCATTCGCAGATGAAAATTTTTTCACTTGACAATGATACTTAGTTAGGGTTAGTTGCAATTAAATCATGGATTGAGGGTTTTATAATGTCTATATGTGTGTAGGTGACAACTTGAACCATGACATTGGAATTGTTTACGCATCAGAGTGTTTAAATAAAGCTTTCCAAACCTGAGTTATTTAGTTACATATCAGAGTGTTTAATTAAAGCTTTACAACCCTGAGTTCTTTAGTTACATACTAGAAAGCCTCAGCCAAGTGTGCCTTCATAGCTCAAACTGCCAACAATCTTAATTTCGTTAATGTTAtgtttttctcaattttctgaaaactgttaTTTGGGAAGGGGgatttaattagtttgtttgATGATCCATCTTGTTAATATAAAAGCTTTTTTGccacttttgtttcttttaaatcCACATATAGGTGCGTGATTTGAGGAGATTAATTGCTGGGAATGATAATTTGCAAATTGACAACTTGAGTCTTATTTTACGCGGAAGTGCACTGTATGACATGAAAAATGGAGATGATGTATACATACAACTTAATGATGGAGGTATACTTATAGTCCTGATTTTGTTATTTGATCAATGCACtatattatcaatttaaaaaaaaaaaaagaagaagaagaaggatctCCTATGACATTTCCATCTCAACATTGCAGCTGCCTCTGTCTGGTGTGTCCTTCTAGAGTATATAGTACTATGGTCAAACTATTAGCATTTACCCATTCAACTTGGATATTGATTTTAATGAGTTTACCTTTCAAAAACACTTTTCTTCCTTGTACAGCATGTGATGATAAATTTTCTTACAAAGATGTGATTAATTGCTATTTATTTACTAGATTGCTTGATTGTTGCTGTCAAACCAAAGCCACCAGTGAAAGATGGATATGACAATGATGACGAGGATGAAGATCTGGTAAAATCAATGATTCAATTCATTAATGTCTAACAAAGTGACCATAATGTCAATTTGGTACTCATTTGACTCAATGCCATCTTGATTTATGCTTCTGCAGAAGTTTCGGCTTCCTCAGTCATCAAGTTGGTGGAAGAAGAGGTTGTACACTTTTCTACACGATAACTTGAAGCTTCCAGGTAATAAGCTGCATATATGGTATTTGTTTACGCTAGTAAATCACTATTTTGATCCTTGAAGTTTGTATTCATTAACTGTTGAATCCATAATGTTCAAATCACtgtttgactttttttattgatgaaatCATTTGAATTTTCGTTTTTTAAAATCTTCTAGTTATGTCAATTTGGCCCTTAAAGCATCTTCAGTGTTTCTTTTGGAATATTATATGTACCACCACCATAATCTGCTTGCATGGGGACAAAATAAAAACTGGAATCATTCAGTAAGTGTTGCATTATTGGAATCACTTTAGATGCGTGGATCTTTTATGggcaataatgatgatgatgatgatgataataatttcCTTTGAGATTAACAATCTTCTAAATATGCTCATCCCCATTGGCAGATATCCTTTTGATGGTAATTTTCACTCTGAGTCTGAAGGCATGGCTTCTCATAATTTTGTGGTTTATCCTGGCTCCTGTTGCCCATAGATGGGATCTCGGACCTTTGTATGTAtgtctcctttctttctttctttttttttgggctTTTAGTCCACTAGTCTATCTGTTTTCTTTTTGGGGTTCAAGTCCACCACTATCCTATCTATCTTTCCCATGTATAACTGGGACTTGGGATGCTGGACTATAAAATTCAGTTAACAAATTACTGTGTAAATATTTCTGACTTTTTTTGGTCTACAAGTCAATTCAGCTAATAACACTCAGGCCTGGTCATTTGAACTTATCTTGAATCTGAATTTTCCCCCATGGAAcaacttttgataaaaaaaaactattcttgtgtctttttggaaaaaaaacaattatgagCATATATTGTTTGGCAATTTCACTCCTTTTATAAATCGTATGATTAGATATTCATCTGATATGCTGAGAATGTCCAAGAGCGAATCCTAGCATagtggtaaagttgtgccttggtgactggTTGGTCATGAGTTTGAATCTGGAAAcaacctctttgcatatgcaaggataAGGTTGTGTACAATaaccctcccccataccttcgcatagcgaggAACCTCCGGGGCACTGTGCTATGCTAGTTTATGCTGTGAATGTCCCTGCTCCATGGTCTCCCCAAACCCATAATTTTGATTTGACAttgtagaaattaaattaagatgTCTTAGAAGGGTACTTTCTGGTCATTGtatatgataaaatttgtgTCTTTATCGTTTGTCACAACTTTCCTGTAGATACTTGCAACTGGCTTTTGTCTCATTCTCTTCAATCTTGGAAAGCGCCAAGCTGGTGACATAAGGTATGACCGAACATTATTTGTTGTATCTAGTATATTGTTCAAAATGTTGTACAAGGTGAAAGTCAAATCTGAAAATTCAAGTAAGATTTATGTACGTTAGTGACCTTCATTATTATCAAAAGAAGCAAAGCAAAACGAAGTACAAAGGGTTGAGAATGAAGAGTAAATATGGTAAAATCCTGGATTAAAAATTGGACATATATAGTTCTAAGTAATAGTATATCAGGATGTTAAAtcctttcttttgctttttcgATTCCTCCTTATTTTTTCCCCTTTGGAAATTCCTGGGATTATGTGTATAATGTCTCTACCAGCTTCATATGTTAACCCTTTCAGATTGCTCAATCCATGAGAATGATGTCATAAGTTTAGTATTCCAGTTTTCCTTTTCAAAATTATGGAAGTAATACTGCTTTGTCTCACCTCTAGCACCATTTATATGCTTAAAATTTTAATGGTTATCCATAATGTATTTATGAGAAAATGGGTCATGCATTAATagtgtaaaacaattttatcatataatgtaatgcaaatttgttgatttttatgataattactttaagagtatgtttggacggagaaatttaaaattctgataaattttaaattctaagaatttcaaatacttcaattgaaatttttttattttcaaaattttgtgtttggataaaaaaaattaaaattatgaggatgaaaaaattgaatgaaaaaaagagaagatatggTTGGTGTGCTAGTTACACGTGTTCCTCTATGCTCACATCCGATCCGATCGATATTTTAGGAGCTCAGACGGTGTTTCTTGAAAAAGAttgtaagaagagaatttcaatttctcaccttttagaaggaaattgaaattccagatttttagttgtttaaaattctgttttaaaattccaaaattttaaattcttcataaagagtatccaaacaatgaattctaaattacagacattcaaattctctaataaattacttttctcacttaaaattctctatccaaccACACTCTAAAAGtcattaataattatgattaaactTTCAGTacatcaccattaaatattatatttataggaAGCATTTTTTACCAATTATTATTGACTGCAGATGTGTCAAATTTACTTGTTGGATACTATTTTAtagcttttaaatattttctactCTACAACAAATTCTTGCAGTGCATATTCCATCTTCAATGAAGACTTCAGAGAGCTTCCAGGGACGCTGAATGCAGATCGGCTTGATAGAGATATAAGAGCAGGACAGTTTTGAGCCCTACTTCACGGCACTCTTTCCAATCATCCCAACACTACTGATGTCAAGTCACATGATGTATATCTGCACAATCACAAGGAGATGACATTGACTAGCCAAAGAGTTAACAAGTACAGTGTCAATGAAGATGACAAGTTTTCTATGAGAGGCTATGCCCCTTCTGTGTATATATCGTTGTACTAAGATGTATTGATATGAACATGTTTCATTGTGGATTACTGTGTTTGTCTCTTGTACCGAGGTTCCTGTTTATGAATTTCAGAGTTTAACACTTTCGGTG
Protein-coding sequences here:
- the LOC100499994 gene encoding uncharacterized protein LOC100499994; this translates as MSFESGMVMEEHDSEKVEIVLKTIGPARPSRLLVSSSIKVRDLRRLIAGNDNLQIDNLSLILRGSALYDMKNGDDVYIQLNDGDCLIVAVKPKPPVKDGYDNDDEDEDLKFRLPQSSSWWKKRLYTFLHDNLKLPDILLMVIFTLSLKAWLLIILWFILAPVAHRWDLGPLYILATGFCLILFNLGKRQAGDISAYSIFNEDFRELPGTLNADRLDRDIRAGQF
- the LOC100499994 gene encoding uncharacterized protein isoform X1 encodes the protein MSFESGMVMEEHDSEKVEIVLKTIGPARPSRLLVSSSIKVRDLRRLIAGNDNLQIDNLSLILRGSALYDMKNGDDVYIQLNDGDCLIVAVKPKPPVKDGYDNDDEDEDLKFRLPQSSSWWKKRLYTFLHDNLKLPDILLMVIFTLSLKAWLLIILWFILAPVAHRWDLGPLYLQLAFVSFSSILESAKLVT